From the Cryptomeria japonica unplaced genomic scaffold, Sugi_1.0 HiC_scaffold_59, whole genome shotgun sequence genome, the window TGTAATCAATCTAAGAAACATCTATGTGGGtattaatttatgatttataaCTTATTGTAGTTATTTTTAATCCCctcatatattaaaaaatatcaaatttccaTAAAATTTAAGTATGAGAGCTCTCTACTTGATTTCCTCGGTGTTTTCTATGTTTGCCAAATTCATATAGTTTCAAAGTTTCAGTTTATGTCACATCTTTCTCGTCAATCCTAACCTCCTAATACATCACCTTTAAAAAAAattgagtctttcaagttggaccATTGGACATTCCCATCCCAAATACCATTTACCTGTTAAAATTGATATCCTAATCCCTTGTCCTCTGAACATTTTCTAAGTCTATTTCTTCAACCTTTAGACTTGGCCTTCCCTTCATACCTTCCTCAATCCTCTAAAATATTCAAAGGCCCTTTTAATAACTTTTAAAGTTGGACTTTTAAGATTCCCTCGGTCCCCATGCTTCCTTCTAGGAGTTTAACTTTCCTATATGCTTATCAACTTGTCAGGATTTCGTCCATCCACCTACTTTAAGGGATGTTTACCTCAATACTCTCAATATGCAAACACAAACAATGAAGAAGTGTCTCATGCATCAAGTTAAAATGTTTACAAAATATTTGACATGAAAGAGAGAAAAAAGCAAGTATTGGTTTTGGACAATATGAAGGTTTAAGAACCTTATAAATCCTCAACATGATTCTGTGAGGGGAAATGCTCTAAACTGAAGATGATGTGAATAGGTATTATCGATTTCATGTAGGCTTTGAAACACTTTGAATCaccatttaaaatcaaataaagatgCATAGGCAAAAGAATTACAAGGTGTATGAGTTTTCAAACCATTCAAAAGTGTGGTCCATATTTCAAAAGCTCACTATTGTGCCAACAATATGACATGGTTCATAATAGGAAAAAAGATCTAACATATCAAGTAAGCGTagctaaaataattattttaattatagaaAGAGATATAATGAATAATAGCATGCTAAATATCTCTAATAAATGTCGCCTATCCTTTTGCAATGCTCGTGATTCCATTAGTGGTTGATAAGCCCCTACAATCACCAAATTTAATTTTGCAAGTGCCACAAAGGTATATATTTTAGCCAAAATGACGTATATTTAAGAAGTAAAAATGAATGAAATGGGTTTTTTTTCCCTAATTATTTTTGTGGTTACTATCATAGATCATGATAAACTTAAGACAATATCTAGATTCTATTTGCAATATATTTTCTAGGTTTCCTCACTTCATTTCATGCTAGACCTATAGGAGTGATGAATGAAATTACTAAAAcgtttttcacaattttttgaatGTGACTGTTAAATAATAGTTAATTGTGAGTGGGACATCACAATTTTCCTTGAATATTTAACAATTTCCTAGTACCAAGTCTCCCAAGAGTTGCTAAACGCTAATAAATGATAGATCTAATGATATATCTATATGAACTAGTAGTTCATTTAAATAATTGGTCACTAAACCAATTCTAAGGTATAGTAATTTTTTTTAGTGTTATAGAGAATTGaacatataaattgtaaatgaATGGATGCACTTTATATTAGTATAGTAAAGATTTAATAATGCACATTTTTGTAGTTGTATATCTCCATTATTTTATGTCAAGACTCATAGAAGTATTATAATTGCATTTTTAATCATCTGCTCTAGCCACATGTATTGATACAAAAGAAACACTGGTTGTGTGACAACATATAATACACTAGAATCTTTTtcaattatcattttttatttattaaatccctatCTCACTAGAACATGAGATGGGTTAGGATAAGGGCTTTGAATGTATATTATGATTAACATTGATCACAACTAGATCGACTAATATGTGAAAAATGAGGAGAATGAAATCGATTGCAAACCAATTTATTTAGCCACTTGGCCCTGATTCTGACTTGTTACTCACAAAACAAGACCTCATGGCACACCCACAAACATGAACATTGAACATTATAGTAAATTTAATTTGTGACATATAAACACTAATTACATGTGTATTCAAATTACTAACATAGAAGGTAGCCTAGGAATCATAACTTTGGGTGAGGAGGTTAGACTGAATGTCGCAGGCATGGGAGAAACACAAGGGAAATCTATATGCGAAAACAAACACTCTCAAATCACTTATTAACATAACTATGGTTTTCCAATGAAGGGACCACACATGCACAAATATAGGACCTAATTCAAATGAATGAGGATTAGACCAACCTCCAAAACGGGGCTCAGTAATTTCCATTGGGAAATTAGGGTGTGGTGTGTGATTAACAATGAGCTAAAAATATATATAGGAGCTATATCGTCACATCCATGAGCAAGATCGGATGCTTGAAGTTGATTGGCATCATGTAGATATGACAATCATAAATGAAGATTGAGAAAACATCAGAGTGTTTTTAGGAGTGGTCTCGTTTGATTTATGTTTACTGAAATTCTAATCATGCAATCATTTCATGTGATCCTAGAAGCTAAAAGGAGTTAAAGTTTCGTAGTCCCGCATGGGTAAACGATGTTGCTTCGAAGACCGGGAGTGGAGGCTTAGACCAGTCTGGAACGAACGGATGTGAACCCAGTAACTCAAAAATTCCCAATAACAAAAATATGAGCagtggttggtataccaaaataGGTTTACATTTCATGGATTTTAATGACAATGGAAAAGATGGTGTATTCATCGGGCGAATCGTTTACTTGGTTGCCACTCCGGATAGAAAGCCCCACCTTATCTCCATAACAAACAAAAACGACGAAGAGTACATGTGAATCATTAAAAGTCaagaaaatgaaatagattaaTACAGTTGCTAACAATACTTGTTCATGTCGATTTATACTCGTGTTAAAATATCAGTATTGCCTACCAACCTACCCAACAACAGCTGATTTAATTcgtgtatctatatatacaaacacaaAGAAACAGATTTTCACATCTCAGTTCAGAAACAATTTGGCATTTTAGCCTGTTTAAGTTGTGATCAGACTCTGAAAGAGGAAGTATTGTACGATTCTAGCAATGCAGACATTTTATGGCCGCCTCGTGCTGCCACTTTTGGCATTGTGGTTCACTATTCAATTTGTTTCAGCGAAACATGCTGTGATCACACGGCGCTACAATTTCACTGTGGGTTATATAATTCTATGGAATGAGTTGAATGTTTTATTGTTTAGGAAAGTATTAAATTTTTACAGATAGCCGTGATTGATTCTTTGTTCTAAATATCCACAGATCCAAATGACGAATGTGACTCGTCTTTGCACCACGAAAGCTCTCTTGACTGTCAACGGGCAATATCCGGGGCCTCCAGTAGTTGCTCGAGAAGGAGATCGCGTGGTTATCAAAGTAACAAATAATGTTAAAAACAATATTAGCATACATTGGTATCTCTTCTGCTCCCGCTACTCAGTTatttacttaataaaaataatattatatgctgATGTCCCTTTAGTGGGTGCACCTAATGAATTCCTATGAATCGCTCAGGCATGGAATTCGGCAGCTTAGATCTGGATGGGCGGATGGTCCTGCTTATGTCACTCAGTGTCCAATTCAAACCGGGCAAAGTTATGTGTACAAGTTTATTGTCAAAAGGCAGAGAGGAACACTGTGGTGGCATGCCCACATCTCATGGTTGCGAGCAAGCATACATGGGCCCATTATCATCTATCCCAAGAAGAATGCTTCTTACCCATTCCCTCGCCCACACCAGGAAGTGCCTATTGTTTTCGGTATGCCCTTCAGTACTCGTTGATAATGTGTTGCCATTGTACGTACATAGTCCTAAATTTACAATGAAAATACTGCTGTTGATAATGTGTTGCAAATTGCAGGGGAGTGGTGGAATGCAGACACTGAGACTGTTATCAATCAAGCAATGCAAAGTGGTGCGCAAGCTAATGTGTCAGATGCATATACCATCAACGGGCTCCCTGGACTTATGTATAACTGCTCTACCAACGGTGAGGGCGGGGTGTTAAAATGGATGAAACATAACTAGACTGGTCGCTATTGttcatttgtttaaatgtaaatgtaaCAAAGGTTTCCTGTGTTGTGTAATGCAGATACATTCAGGCTCAAAGTGAACCCTGGGAAAACTTACCTACTGCGTATAGTTAATGCTGCACTCAATAGTGACCTGTTTTTCGCAATAGCCAACCACACATTGACTGTGGTAGAAGCGGATGCTGTGTATGTCAAGCCTTTTCAAACCAATGTTATTCTCATCACTCCCGGTCAGACTACCAACGTCCTCTTGACAGCTATGTCTCAGCCACCCAATGCCACATTCCTCATGTTAGCAGGCCCATTCGCTACGGGAACAGCAGCTTTTGATAACTCAACCAGTGCTGGAATTTTAGAGTATGTAACTTCCAATGCGACAGCAGTTAATTCATCCTCATCCTCTCTTCCTATGATGAAACCGACGCTTCCAGCCCCCAACGATACCTCCTTTGCCGCCAATTTTAGCCAAAAGATGAGAAGCTTGGGCAATCCGAAATTTCCTGCAGCAGCTGTCCCTCAGAAGATGGATAAACAGTTCCTATTCACAGTCGGGTTGGGGCTAAATCCGTGTCCCCAAGGACAGACATGTCAAGGCCCCAACGGTACCAAATTTGCAGCCTCCATTAACAACATATCCTTCATTCTTCCCACCACCGCTCTTCTTCAAGCATACTACTTTAATCAGTCCAATGGAGTTTACAATACCACTTTCCCTGACAATCCGCCATTTCCTTTCAACTACACCGGCACGCCGCCTAACAACACACAGACCCTCAACGACACCAGAGTCGAAGTGCTTC encodes:
- the LOC131030739 gene encoding laccase-4-like, producing MDTLEMSQRRGAHIEDVNENVKEYTVEGGDNRKYCTILAMQTFYGRLVLPLLALWFTIQFVSAKHAVITRRYNFTIQMTNVTRLCTTKALLTVNGQYPGPPVVAREGDRVVIKVTNNVKNNISIHWHGIRQLRSGWADGPAYVTQCPIQTGQSYVYKFIVKRQRGTLWWHAHISWLRASIHGPIIIYPKKNASYPFPRPHQEVPIVFGEWWNADTETVINQAMQSGAQANVSDAYTINGLPGLMYNCSTNDTFRLKVNPGKTYLLRIVNAALNSDLFFAIANHTLTVVEADAVYVKPFQTNVILITPGQTTNVLLTAMSQPPNATFLMLAGPFATGTAAFDNSTSAGILEYVTSNATAVNSSSSSLPMMKPTLPAPNDTSFAANFSQKMRSLGNPKFPAAAVPQKMDKQFLFTVGLGLNPCPQGQTCQGPNGTKFAASINNISFILPTTALLQAYYFNQSNGVYNTTFPDNPPFPFNYTGTPPNNTQTLNDTRVEVLPFNTSVQLVLQDTSIATFESHPLHLHGFNFFIVGQGMGNYNASTDPSNFNLVDPPERNTVGVPSGGWVALRFLADNPGVWFMHCHLELHTSWGLKMAWVVLNGNGGRSQSLLPPPKDLPPC